Proteins from a genomic interval of Panthera uncia isolate 11264 chromosome C1 unlocalized genomic scaffold, Puncia_PCG_1.0 HiC_scaffold_4, whole genome shotgun sequence:
- the LOC125912384 gene encoding 40S ribosomal protein S7-like has product MHLGSSWASALTKEKAMFSLSMKIMRPNDKKLDNFMSGIYQALLKLGMNSDLKAQLKELNITAAKEIGVGGGPKAIIIFIRVPQLKSFQKIQVRLVCELEKKFSGKHIVFIAQRRILPRPTQKSHTENKQKCPRSCTLTGVHNVILEDLVFPSKIVGKRIHVKLDGSQVIKVHLAKAQQNNGEHRVETFSGIYRKLTGKDVHFEFPEFLS; this is encoded by the coding sequence ATGCATTTAGGCTCTTCCTGGGCCAGCGCTCTCACCAAGGAGAAGGCCATGTTCAGTTTGAGCATGAAGATCATGAGGCCCAATGACAAGAAGCTGGACAACTTCATGTCCGGCATATACCAGGCTCTCCTCAAGCTGGGGATGAACTCGGACCTCAAAGCCCAGCTAAAGGAGCTGAATATAACAGCAGCCAAGGAAATTGGAGTTGGTGGTGGTCCAAAAGCTATTATCATCTTTATTCGCGTTCCTCAACTGAAATCTTTCCAGAAAATCCAAGTCCGGCTCGTCTGTGAATTGGAGAAAAAGTTCAGTGGGAAGCATATTGTCTTTATTGCTCAGAGGAGAATTCTGCCTCGGCCAACTCAAAAAAGCCatacagaaaataagcaaaagtgtCCCAGGAGCTGCACTTTGACAGGCGTGCACAACGTGATCCTGGAGGACTTGGTTTTCCCAAGCAAAATTGTGGGCAAGAGAATCCACGTGAAACTGGATGGCAGCCAGGTTATAAAGGTTCATTTGGCTAAAGCACAGCAGAACAATGGGGAGCACAGGGTTGAAACTTTCTCTGGCATCTATCGGAAGCTCACTGGCAAGGATGTTCACTTTGAGTTCCCAGAGTTTCTGTCGTAa